A region of the Leptolyngbya sp. CCY15150 genome:
TGGTGATAGACGAGGGGGATGACCATTGAGTAGTAGAGAAGCGAATATCTTGCAGCGTATCGGCTTGTAGGTAGTCAGCGAGGTGATGATTGAGCTTGTCTAAGAGGCGTAGGCGTTCAAAGGAAAGGTTTTGGGCCCAAGCCGAGTTAGATGTGGCAACGATTAACACTTGGCGCTGGATAGCAACAGGACGAGTCTGGGCCGCAACGGCTGCGCCCACCACCTCGGGCCAGCAGTTGAGCAAGGCTTGAAAACTACGGCGCGATCGCCATTGAGGCTTCGTTTCAACGGCGTGAATCAGGTGTTGTAAGGAT
Encoded here:
- a CDS encoding DUF721 domain-containing protein, giving the protein MTFQSLQHLIHAVETKPQWRSRRSFQALLNCWPEVVGAAVAAQTRPVAIQRQVLIVATSNSAWAQNLSFERLRLLDKLNHHLADYLQADTLQDIRFSTTQWSSPSSITIEQMEDLSTWRLHPSRLPEPVNKPPTRPRCQTSDEAFQRWSSLIQQRSRHLPLCPTCQCPTPPGELQRWSVCSLCAAKGWA